Proteins encoded within one genomic window of Eleutherodactylus coqui strain aEleCoq1 chromosome 1, aEleCoq1.hap1, whole genome shotgun sequence:
- the LOC136571798 gene encoding pancreatic secretory granule membrane major glycoprotein GP2-like yields the protein MKTLFLLAFCTLLKYTGAVCYSGSSPVLCRDDSCNGSCTTDNGCTCNDGITNCIPTGTLCPMDDNTCCASLNDLFWDNDLDCCTDKPICNPGCFSDETCVIENNVTSCICNKTIYSGLTISGLKPSVNCDGGTMIASVSQCKLKQLGYNYSSFHLINDSINCTYIYPENIHNVRVESIQVKAVIGWCGNTVKDNSSKIFFTNTLHIDPFRGPLITRNPIVFNFTCEYNLTMKTSLNFALNPIVSSVVIPSSGPEIGSFTVTLAAYSDAQYSVPIQLDEEILVGSNIYLGLFSPNLDGNVFALRVEKCFATPSSNPDDPNNVLFVSGGCAVSDNIESTVLENGISTEARIQINAFLFQGFSQVYIFCDVKICNKTNSCKGCNVDRSLKADLPQLGIQLNLQANDDFGSSGHHTAVSWPMLLVYLLGLLSLKLF from the exons GCGGTTCTAGTCCAGTTCTGTGTAGGGATGATAGCTGTAATGGGTCATGTACTACTGATAATGGATGCACCTGTAATGATGGCATTACAAATTGTATCCCTACTGGAACTCTATGCCCAATGGATGACAACACATGTTGTGCAAGCCTTAATGACTTGTTCTGGGATAATGATTTAGATTGCTGCACAG ATAAACCAATTTGTAATCCAGGTTGTTTTAGTGATGAGACATGTGTTATCGAAAACAATGTTACATCCTGCATTTGTAATAAAACCATATATTCTGGATTAA CAATTTCAGGTTTGAAACCTTCAGTGAACTGTGATGGTGGCACAATGATAGCTTCTGTCAGTCAGTGCAAACTGAAGCAACTTGGCTACAACTACAGCAGCTTTCACCTTATCAATGACTCCATTAAttgcacatatatatatccaGAAAATATCCACAATGTTCGTGTAGAAAGTATTCAAGTAAAAGCAGTCATAGGATGGTGTGGAAACACTGTTAAG GATAACTCCTCAAAAATCTTTTTCACCAACACTCTCCACATTGATCCATTCCGTGGACCGCTCATTACTAGAAATCCAATCGTCTTCAACTTTACCTGTGAATATAACCTGACTATGAAGACCAGTCTTAACTTCGCTCTAAACCCAATCGTAAG CTCAGTTGTTATACCATCATCAGGACCTGAAATTGGATCATTTACTGTCACCTTGGCTGCTTATTCAGATGCACAATACTCTGTTCCAATACAGCTGGATGAAGAAATATTAGTTGGATCAAATATCTATTTGGGATTGTTTTCTCCAAATTTGGATggaaatgtgtttgctttaaggGTAGAGAAGTGCTTTGCTACTCCTAGCAGTAACCCAGATGATCCAAATAATGTTCTGTTTGTAAGTGGAGG GTGTGCAGTAAGTGATAATATTGAGTCAACAGTCTTAGAAAATGGGATTTCAACTGAGGCCAGAATCCAAATCAACGCCTTTCTATTTCAAGGATTTTCTCAAGTGTACATATTTTGTGATGTAAAAATATGTAACAAAACAAATAGCTGTAAAGGG TGTAATGTTGACCGTTCATTAAAAGCTGACCTTCCACAACTGGGAATACAACTAAATTTACAAG ctaatgatgattttggtAGCTCCGGACATCACACAG CTGTATCCTGGCCTATGTTGCTTGTCTACCTGCTTGGATTATTGTCTCTAAAGCTCTTCTAA